Proteins encoded in a region of the Desulfonatronovibrio magnus genome:
- a CDS encoding potassium channel family protein — translation MKFLPSVLVYFFQNKKAKANVRALLKFILVLLLLMSLYTIAFHYIKVYEGEEYSFISGIYWTIVTMTTLGYGDIVFTSELGKIFSSVVLLSGVIFLLVMLPFTFIQFFYAPWLEAQNKARAPRELPRNTENHVLLSNMDPLSASLIEKLKQYNYEYSIITSDQQKALEYYDQGYKVLLGDLDDMTTYEKARADRAALVFFNNDDQTNTSAAFTLRQFSRDVEIITSAEAKESVDILDLAGSTQVYQFPRMLGRALARRVLGVSMHANIIGRFNDLLIAEAPAMRTPLESKTLIDSKLREATGANVVGIWERGKFIAALPETRITSDSVLVLAGSEEQLEKYDEIYGIYNLSFAPVLILGGGRVGRAAAEALDENEIEYRVVEKNVRLAANKEKYVQGNAADLYILKKAGMDKAPSVIITTNNDDLNIYLTIYCRKLRPEIQIITRATRDRNISKLHHAGADLVMSYASMGANTIINYLKGDNVLMVAEGLDVFKEKMPKSLEDKSLAESEIRKKTGCSVIAIESQGETIINPEPDTILAKDDELILIGTTEAESKFLSHFAQK, via the coding sequence ATGAAATTTTTACCTTCTGTACTGGTCTATTTTTTTCAGAATAAAAAGGCCAAAGCCAATGTCAGAGCGTTACTCAAGTTTATTCTGGTTCTGCTGCTGCTAATGTCATTGTACACCATTGCCTTCCATTACATCAAGGTTTATGAGGGCGAGGAATACTCTTTTATTTCCGGCATATACTGGACAATAGTTACCATGACCACTTTGGGGTATGGAGACATAGTGTTCACCAGTGAACTTGGCAAAATTTTTTCTTCAGTAGTCCTTCTTTCAGGAGTTATTTTTCTCCTCGTCATGCTTCCCTTCACTTTTATTCAGTTCTTTTATGCCCCCTGGCTTGAAGCCCAGAATAAAGCCCGGGCACCGAGAGAGCTGCCGAGAAATACTGAAAATCATGTTTTGTTGAGTAATATGGATCCCTTATCCGCTTCCTTGATTGAGAAACTTAAGCAGTATAATTATGAGTACTCTATTATAACTTCAGATCAGCAGAAAGCCCTTGAATATTATGATCAGGGCTACAAAGTTTTGCTGGGCGACCTTGATGATATGACAACTTATGAAAAAGCCAGAGCTGACCGGGCTGCTTTGGTTTTTTTCAACAATGACGACCAGACCAATACCAGTGCTGCTTTTACATTAAGACAATTTTCCAGGGATGTGGAAATCATTACTTCTGCCGAGGCCAAAGAGTCAGTTGATATTCTTGATCTGGCAGGCAGCACTCAGGTTTATCAATTCCCCAGGATGCTGGGTAGAGCACTGGCCAGAAGAGTGCTGGGCGTAAGCATGCATGCCAACATTATCGGAAGATTCAATGATCTTTTGATTGCTGAAGCCCCTGCCATGCGCACACCTCTCGAAAGCAAAACCCTTATAGACAGCAAGCTTCGAGAGGCCACAGGAGCTAATGTTGTGGGTATTTGGGAACGGGGCAAGTTTATTGCTGCGCTTCCTGAAACCAGGATTACTTCTGACTCGGTTCTGGTTCTGGCTGGCTCTGAAGAGCAATTGGAAAAATACGACGAGATTTATGGAATCTACAATCTTTCTTTTGCCCCTGTTTTGATTCTTGGAGGCGGAAGGGTAGGCAGAGCCGCTGCCGAAGCTCTGGATGAGAACGAAATTGAATACAGGGTGGTGGAAAAGAACGTACGTCTGGCGGCTAATAAAGAAAAATATGTCCAGGGCAATGCCGCTGATCTGTATATCCTGAAAAAGGCAGGAATGGACAAAGCTCCCTCTGTTATTATCACCACCAACAATGATGATTTGAATATCTATCTGACCATATATTGCCGCAAGCTGCGCCCTGAGATCCAGATAATCACCAGGGCCACAAGAGATAGAAATATTTCCAAACTGCACCATGCCGGAGCAGACCTGGTTATGTCTTACGCCTCCATGGGTGCCAATACAATTATTAATTATTTGAAGGGTGATAACGTGCTCATGGTGGCTGAAGGTTTAGATGTATTTAAAGAGAAAATGCCCAAATCCTTAGAAGACAAAAGCCTTGCTGAAAGTGAAATTCGCAAGAAAACAGGCTGCAGCGTCATTGCTATTGAGAGTCAGGGAGAAACCATCATAAATCCAGAGCCTGATACCATACTTGCCAAAGATGATGAATTAATATTAATTGGTACGACTGAGGCTGAATCCAAATTTTTAAGCCATTTTGCGCAAAAATAA
- a CDS encoding DUF1538 domain-containing protein, whose protein sequence is MKSNIKEGIVEVVLAVMPITIVVILLQVVLINMPWEVFARFLIGAAMVMTGLFLFLQGVKVGLLPMGEAIGAELPKRGSMFFLLFFAFVLGFMVTLAEPDVWVLVGFVDSVSEGLVNRYILVASVALGVGIFVTLAMLRTALNIPIAYLLASGYILILVLSYFTPDDFVPISFDAGGVTTGPVTVPFILALGLGVAAVLGGRSSMNDGFGLIGLASIGPVLGVMILGIIYS, encoded by the coding sequence ATGAAAAGCAACATAAAAGAAGGTATTGTTGAGGTTGTCCTGGCTGTCATGCCCATAACCATAGTTGTCATTCTGCTGCAGGTTGTTCTCATTAATATGCCCTGGGAGGTATTTGCCCGGTTTCTTATAGGGGCGGCAATGGTCATGACAGGCCTTTTTCTTTTCCTGCAGGGAGTAAAGGTAGGGCTTTTACCCATGGGTGAAGCCATTGGAGCTGAACTTCCCAAGAGGGGTTCCATGTTTTTTCTGCTTTTTTTTGCTTTTGTGCTTGGCTTCATGGTAACCTTGGCCGAGCCTGATGTCTGGGTTCTGGTGGGGTTTGTGGATTCAGTTTCCGAAGGCCTGGTCAATCGCTATATTCTTGTTGCCTCGGTGGCCCTTGGAGTAGGAATTTTTGTTACCCTGGCCATGCTCAGAACAGCTCTTAATATACCCATTGCCTATCTGCTGGCATCTGGATATATCCTGATACTTGTACTGTCTTACTTTACTCCTGATGATTTTGTGCCCATATCCTTTGATGCCGGAGGTGTAACTACCGGACCTGTTACAGTACCTTTTATCCTGGCTCTGGGGCTTGGCGTTGCTGCTGTTCTTGGAGGCAGATCGTCCATGAATGATGGCTTCGGACTTATTGGCCTGGCTTCCATCGGTCCTGTGCTGGGCGTTATGATTTTGGGGATCATTTACTCATGA
- a CDS encoding TolC family outer membrane protein — MSLIYRISFLILIVLPSFFSSPVYGQTLYQMLERVVVEHNLIQAAESGRQAAAQDVRQARADWLPHLYGTASVGQEYIDPPGPRSSTSETRNYQSLRASQLIFDFGRTGSGINRAKAGFGRSEVELAATRQDIILQGITAYLDVYRNAKRLEFARQSEQRIIDLTGIEETLVTRGAGLASDVLQAKSQLAGAMAQRARAEGQLSIARSRFNTVFGFSISDEDIRQMTRPSSPLEYLPASVMQAVKSAEESSLDLHIAQYNIEMAEHDIKIRQAGYLPRLNLVGELKRKENDSGVRGTRNEALGMVEITWALFSGGKDRAATAQARHILEEQQKIREDLSTQIEERVLTAWQNLITSRENARFLKDQADILEEFLELAKRERLLGTRSLLDVLNGEVTHLNALSNAIYADVDQDLAVYGMLYAMGILELDVLSQY, encoded by the coding sequence ATGTCGTTGATTTATCGCATATCATTCCTGATTCTTATTGTACTGCCCTCTTTCTTTTCTTCCCCTGTTTACGGGCAGACCCTTTACCAGATGCTGGAGAGGGTTGTTGTTGAACACAACCTGATTCAGGCGGCTGAATCAGGCAGACAGGCAGCAGCCCAGGATGTCCGCCAGGCCAGGGCAGACTGGCTTCCCCATCTTTACGGCACAGCCAGTGTTGGCCAGGAATACATTGATCCGCCGGGCCCCAGGTCTTCCACCAGTGAAACCCGCAACTATCAGAGCCTGCGGGCCAGTCAGCTCATCTTTGATTTCGGACGGACCGGCTCAGGCATCAACAGGGCAAAGGCAGGGTTTGGAAGAAGCGAGGTTGAGCTGGCTGCCACCAGACAGGATATTATCCTTCAGGGCATCACTGCATATCTTGATGTATACCGAAATGCAAAAAGGCTAGAGTTTGCCAGACAGTCTGAGCAGAGGATTATTGACCTCACAGGCATTGAGGAAACCCTGGTCACCAGGGGTGCCGGCCTGGCATCGGATGTTCTCCAGGCCAAGTCTCAGCTGGCCGGAGCCATGGCCCAGAGAGCCAGGGCGGAAGGACAGCTCAGTATTGCCCGCAGCCGTTTCAATACTGTATTCGGGTTTAGCATATCAGATGAAGATATCCGGCAGATGACCCGACCATCCAGCCCCCTGGAGTACCTTCCTGCTTCAGTCATGCAGGCAGTAAAATCAGCTGAGGAAAGCAGCCTGGACCTGCATATTGCCCAGTACAATATAGAAATGGCAGAGCATGATATCAAAATCCGGCAGGCCGGATACCTGCCCCGCCTGAACCTGGTGGGTGAACTGAAACGAAAGGAAAATGACTCAGGAGTCCGGGGCACGAGAAACGAAGCTTTGGGCATGGTGGAAATAACCTGGGCTTTATTCAGCGGTGGTAAAGACAGAGCAGCCACAGCCCAGGCCAGACATATCTTAGAAGAACAGCAAAAAATCAGAGAAGATCTAAGCACTCAGATAGAGGAAAGGGTGCTCACAGCATGGCAGAATCTGATCACTTCCAGGGAGAATGCACGTTTTCTAAAGGATCAGGCCGATATACTTGAAGAGTTTTTAGAGCTTGCCAAACGCGAGCGATTACTTGGAACCAGATCTTTGCTTGACGTACTAAACGGCGAGGTAACTCACCTTAACGCCTTGAGCAATGCCATCTATGCTGATGTGGATCAGGACCTGGCGGTTTACGGCATGCTTTACGCCATGGGCATACTTGAGCTGGATGTATTGTCGCAATATTGA
- a CDS encoding response regulator, which yields MSTKENEQSLRKRAESLIAEKPEDKTSFSPEEIKKLVHDLQVYQIELELQNEDLRHAQQSLQKTRDSFAHLYNNAPAGYLSLDEHGIVRQVNQTLLDMSGYDLDVVMNQSFTNLLPAKDQKIFLGRFRPFFKNPDDKSFEINLRTRQGQIVPVKLTGRKQCFDSFTSSPDHQERLLLIVDDITRLKFTEDALIKAKSQAEAANMAKSEFLANMSHEIRTPLNGIMGMVQLLQTTDMTEEQQEYTELALKSSQRLTDLLSDILDISRVEAGKMSITLSEFNIKHICRAIEETFGLMVKEKGINFSCSAAEDIPDCLIGDEARLRQVLFNLAGNAVKYTENGSVSIDISTLTPLAPDTVRLLFQISDTGIGICDNCLTKLFNPFSRAECAHTRSYQGAGLGLSIVKRLVGLMNGAACLETEEDKGTTAYLTFSFKIADDKSCEQGPSDSGAAAASHTEQQRSDASALKILVVEDDPTNQFAIRKMLEMMNHYVFIAHHGKQALDILKKEDFDCVLMDIEMAGMGGIETTQVIRNAPEYSRSRDIPIVAMTAHALEKDKNEFFKLGMDDYIAKPVQVEAIKEALNRLLKA from the coding sequence ATGAGCACAAAAGAAAATGAGCAGAGTTTGAGAAAAAGGGCTGAAAGCCTTATTGCTGAAAAGCCTGAAGATAAAACCTCCTTTTCTCCTGAAGAAATAAAAAAGCTGGTTCATGATCTGCAAGTTTACCAAATTGAGCTTGAACTGCAAAATGAAGATTTACGTCATGCACAGCAAAGTCTGCAAAAAACCAGAGACAGTTTTGCTCATCTATATAACAATGCTCCTGCAGGATATCTGAGTCTTGATGAACACGGCATTGTGCGACAGGTAAATCAGACACTTTTAGATATGAGCGGGTATGACTTAGACGTAGTCATGAATCAATCTTTCACTAACCTTCTGCCTGCAAAAGATCAGAAAATCTTTCTGGGACGTTTTCGTCCTTTTTTTAAAAACCCGGATGACAAAAGTTTTGAGATCAACCTGCGGACGCGTCAAGGTCAGATTGTGCCTGTAAAGTTGACTGGACGCAAACAATGCTTTGACAGCTTCACTTCATCACCTGATCATCAGGAAAGGCTGTTGCTCATTGTTGATGATATTACCCGGCTAAAATTTACTGAAGACGCTTTGATCAAAGCCAAATCACAGGCTGAAGCAGCCAATATGGCCAAGTCTGAGTTTCTGGCCAATATGAGTCACGAGATTCGCACTCCTCTCAATGGTATTATGGGCATGGTTCAACTTTTACAGACCACTGACATGACAGAGGAGCAACAGGAATACACTGAACTCGCCCTTAAATCCTCACAACGCCTGACAGATCTGCTATCGGATATCCTTGATATTTCCAGAGTTGAAGCAGGCAAAATGAGCATTACGCTGTCAGAGTTTAATATCAAGCATATCTGCAGAGCCATAGAGGAAACTTTTGGGCTCATGGTCAAAGAGAAGGGCATTAACTTCAGCTGTTCAGCAGCTGAAGATATACCTGACTGTCTCATAGGTGACGAGGCAAGGTTGCGTCAGGTTCTGTTTAATCTGGCCGGCAATGCAGTAAAGTATACTGAAAATGGATCCGTGAGTATTGACATTTCAACCCTGACACCTCTCGCCCCAGATACTGTCAGGCTTCTTTTTCAGATCAGTGACACCGGCATTGGAATATGTGATAATTGTCTAACGAAACTTTTCAATCCCTTTTCCAGAGCTGAGTGCGCGCACACCAGAAGCTATCAGGGTGCAGGGCTGGGCCTGTCCATTGTAAAAAGGCTGGTTGGGCTGATGAATGGAGCGGCATGCTTAGAAACTGAGGAGGACAAGGGCACAACAGCTTATCTGACTTTTTCTTTCAAGATTGCAGATGACAAAAGCTGTGAACAGGGTCCTTCTGATTCCGGTGCAGCAGCTGCTTCTCATACAGAGCAGCAAAGATCAGATGCTTCTGCCTTAAAAATTCTTGTTGTCGAAGATGATCCCACCAACCAGTTTGCCATTCGTAAGATGCTGGAGATGATGAATCATTACGTTTTTATTGCCCACCATGGAAAGCAGGCCCTGGATATTCTGAAGAAAGAAGATTTCGATTGTGTGCTGATGGATATTGAGATGGCTGGCATGGGTGGAATCGAGACAACTCAGGTCATACGAAATGCACCCGAATACTCCAGGTCGAGAGATATTCCCATTGTTGCCATGACAGCCCACGCGTTAGAGAAGGATAAAAATGAGTTTTTCAAGCTTGGAATGGATGACTATATTGCCAAACCTGTACAGGTGGAAGCGATAAAAGAAGCTTTAAACAGGCTTTTGAAAGCATAG
- a CDS encoding inositol monophosphatase family protein — MNITSKLIQETVEAVEKAGSLISQAWDKPRNIRYKGPIDLVTDTDVAVEEELKQLLGKILPEAGFLAEESANDTILGSEPLWIIDPLDGTTNFAHHIPFVAVSVGLWTGKQVDMGIIYLPVIKEMFQAARGHGAFCNNKSIRVSETRILKPALIATGFPYTVIKEIDSIIKHMRQALTNTRGVRRCGSAATDLAYTAAGRFDGFYEIGLNPWDTAAGLCLIEEAGGQVTTFNGDAYLPGMHEILGTNGLIHEDMIALLNK, encoded by the coding sequence ATGAATATCACATCAAAACTTATTCAAGAAACAGTAGAGGCTGTTGAAAAAGCTGGCAGCCTGATTTCCCAGGCATGGGATAAGCCAAGAAATATCAGATATAAAGGCCCTATAGACCTGGTCACTGACACTGATGTAGCTGTTGAGGAGGAGCTAAAGCAGCTGCTGGGCAAAATATTACCTGAGGCTGGTTTTCTGGCCGAAGAATCAGCCAATGACACTATCCTTGGGTCAGAGCCTTTATGGATTATCGATCCTCTGGATGGAACTACCAATTTTGCTCATCACATTCCTTTTGTGGCTGTATCTGTAGGCCTGTGGACGGGAAAGCAGGTGGATATGGGCATTATTTATCTGCCTGTTATAAAAGAAATGTTCCAGGCTGCCAGAGGGCATGGCGCTTTTTGTAATAACAAGTCCATCCGCGTATCTGAAACCAGGATCCTGAAGCCCGCTCTCATCGCCACAGGCTTTCCTTATACAGTAATCAAGGAAATTGACTCTATTATCAAGCACATGCGCCAGGCACTGACTAATACCCGTGGCGTGCGCAGGTGCGGCTCAGCTGCTACTGATCTGGCATACACTGCGGCTGGAAGATTTGATGGATTTTACGAAATCGGGCTCAACCCCTGGGATACTGCAGCAGGTCTGTGTTTAATAGAAGAAGCAGGCGGGCAGGTTACCACATTCAACGGTGATGCTTATCTGCCGGGAATGCACGAAATTCTCGGCACCAACGGGCTAATTCATGAAGATATGATAGCCTTGCTCAACAAGTGA
- a CDS encoding chemotaxis protein CheB: MIEESSETKPSLYVGIGASAGGLEAIETFFSGMDCDTGLAFIVVQHLSPDYKSLMKEILSKKTKMNVNRVEDGMEVQADNIYLIPPKKNLTIYHGRLMLSPQEHAKGIINLPIDIFLRSLAQDQGDKAVSVILSGSGSDGARGVRAVKENGGMVMVQDEESALFSSMPKAAISTGLVDFILHPAEMPDQLTSYSRHPYVAKKQTSSTVSSDEDALNRIFATLRDRFKVDFSHYRPSTLSRRIERRMTINGVDNIRDYLSCLESYSSEPAILFKEFLIGVTRFFRDREAFDSLRQRWLPELFGSSPSKEYRFWCAACSTGEEAYSLAILVKQLTEKMDGRPNIKIFATDIDRDSVQYAAAGIYPESIAADVPPELLKSYFNKRQDSFQICREVREMVVFAQHNLIKDPPFTKIDMLSCRNLLIYLQTSLQRKVLEFFNFSLNPKGLLMLGTSETAGEMGDYFESLDHKNKIYRSKGRVRQTLHSESQHFVPDRADKNFYHRPAYHRSGRSAPDDMILERFIEALTEERIHVAVIINEHLDVLHIIGESNEYFRLPSGRLSMNISKMAVRDLAIPISTGVHRVLRTGKEQSFSNVRLREQAGTKTVNMLIKPLPAQKGQEPLLVIFLDRPQVKKVEKKEHCSSYDLSQEAEQRINDLEQELQFTRENLQATVEELETANEELQATNEELVAGNEELQSTNEELQSTNEELHSVNAEYQSKIIELTELHNDVDNLLSSSQIGKLLLDENLEIRKFSPSVRKIFKLLNTDIGRPITHIGHYLEGVDPCAIIRSVQEKGVKTEQEVCSSDGRWYLMRVVPYGVGPDIFSGTVVSFVDINRLKLTEEALRRNELLLNKTQEISRIGGWEMDVKSGTIVWTDEVYNIYGVSKNYNPSDVEKDMDFYGQEARKKLEKAFDRAVNEGIAYDLELPFTKADSSRIWVRTAGWPQKENGRVVRIIGNIMDITDMKEVQKALKESEQYYRNLFTEMPAAFSLHDIIFDDRGKPCDYLFLEVNPAFERLTGLKAGNVVGRRVLEILPETEPVWIERFGRVALSGKPDEFEDFSSELGKYYRVKAFSPEHGKFAVIFQDVSEEIKTRKALQACQAQLNSLENR, translated from the coding sequence ATGATCGAAGAATCTTCAGAAACCAAACCTTCTTTATATGTAGGAATTGGAGCTTCAGCCGGAGGCCTGGAGGCCATAGAGACCTTTTTTAGCGGCATGGACTGTGACACCGGACTTGCTTTTATTGTGGTTCAACACTTATCACCTGACTACAAGAGTCTTATGAAGGAAATTCTGTCCAAGAAAACCAAAATGAATGTGAACCGGGTTGAAGACGGGATGGAAGTTCAGGCTGATAACATTTATCTTATCCCCCCCAAAAAAAATCTGACCATATATCATGGCCGTCTGATGCTGAGTCCTCAAGAACATGCCAAAGGGATTATAAATCTGCCCATTGATATATTTTTACGTTCCCTTGCCCAGGACCAGGGTGATAAAGCTGTCAGTGTTATTCTGTCCGGATCAGGCAGTGATGGAGCCAGGGGAGTGAGGGCTGTCAAAGAGAATGGAGGCATGGTCATGGTGCAGGATGAAGAAAGCGCCCTGTTCAGCAGCATGCCCAAGGCCGCCATCTCCACGGGGTTGGTTGACTTTATCCTGCATCCGGCTGAAATGCCTGATCAACTGACTTCCTATTCCCGACATCCCTATGTGGCCAAAAAGCAGACTTCTTCCACTGTCAGCAGCGATGAAGACGCATTGAACCGCATATTTGCCACCCTTCGCGACAGATTCAAGGTGGATTTTTCCCATTACAGGCCAAGTACGCTTTCAAGAAGGATTGAGCGGCGCATGACCATAAATGGCGTTGATAATATCAGGGATTACCTGTCCTGCCTTGAAAGTTATTCCTCTGAGCCTGCCATACTGTTCAAGGAGTTTTTAATAGGTGTAACCAGGTTTTTTCGTGACCGTGAGGCGTTTGACAGCTTGAGACAAAGGTGGCTTCCTGAGCTGTTTGGATCTTCACCCAGTAAAGAATACCGATTTTGGTGTGCTGCCTGTTCCACGGGGGAAGAAGCCTACTCCCTGGCCATTTTAGTTAAACAACTGACTGAAAAAATGGATGGCAGGCCAAACATTAAAATTTTTGCCACTGATATTGATCGTGATTCAGTTCAGTATGCTGCCGCAGGAATATATCCTGAGAGCATTGCCGCAGATGTGCCTCCGGAGCTTTTAAAAAGCTACTTCAATAAAAGGCAGGATAGCTTTCAAATTTGCAGGGAAGTGAGGGAAATGGTGGTGTTTGCCCAGCACAATCTGATTAAGGATCCACCATTTACCAAGATTGACATGCTCAGCTGTCGAAATTTACTGATTTATCTCCAGACCAGTCTGCAACGCAAAGTCTTAGAGTTTTTTAACTTTTCCCTGAACCCCAAAGGTCTGCTTATGCTTGGGACAAGCGAAACAGCCGGGGAAATGGGCGATTATTTTGAAAGTCTGGATCACAAAAATAAAATTTACCGTTCCAAGGGTAGGGTCAGACAAACTTTGCATTCTGAAAGTCAGCACTTTGTGCCTGACAGGGCAGACAAAAATTTTTATCACAGACCTGCATATCACCGCAGCGGGCGATCTGCCCCTGACGACATGATACTGGAGCGTTTTATTGAAGCCCTGACTGAAGAGCGAATTCATGTGGCAGTCATTATTAATGAGCACCTTGATGTGCTGCATATCATCGGTGAGAGCAATGAATATTTCAGGCTGCCCTCAGGCAGGCTGTCCATGAATATTTCCAAAATGGCGGTCAGGGATCTGGCTATACCCATTTCCACCGGAGTGCACAGGGTTCTGCGCACAGGTAAAGAACAGAGCTTTTCCAATGTCCGTCTCCGGGAACAGGCAGGGACAAAAACAGTCAATATGCTTATTAAGCCTTTGCCGGCTCAAAAGGGCCAGGAGCCCCTGCTGGTTATTTTTTTAGACAGGCCTCAAGTAAAAAAGGTTGAAAAAAAAGAGCATTGCAGCTCGTATGATCTGTCCCAGGAAGCAGAGCAGCGTATCAATGACCTGGAGCAGGAGCTTCAATTCACGAGAGAAAATCTTCAGGCTACTGTGGAAGAGCTGGAAACCGCCAACGAAGAATTGCAGGCCACCAATGAAGAGCTGGTGGCTGGCAATGAAGAACTGCAATCCACCAACGAAGAGCTGCAATCCACCAATGAGGAACTGCATTCTGTGAATGCTGAATACCAGAGTAAAATTATTGAACTGACTGAACTGCACAATGATGTCGACAATCTGTTGAGCAGTTCTCAGATAGGCAAGCTGCTCTTAGATGAAAATCTGGAAATACGTAAATTTTCTCCAAGTGTACGCAAAATTTTCAAATTGCTGAACACTGACATAGGCCGGCCCATTACACATATTGGCCATTATCTTGAAGGCGTCGATCCATGTGCCATTATCCGTTCTGTTCAGGAAAAAGGGGTCAAGACGGAACAGGAGGTATGCTCCAGCGATGGTCGCTGGTATTTGATGCGTGTGGTTCCCTATGGTGTGGGTCCTGATATATTTTCCGGCACAGTGGTATCTTTTGTGGACATCAACAGATTGAAGCTAACTGAAGAAGCTTTGCGCAGAAATGAGCTGCTCCTGAATAAGACCCAGGAAATTTCCAGAATAGGCGGATGGGAAATGGATGTAAAATCAGGCACCATTGTCTGGACGGATGAGGTTTATAATATCTATGGTGTATCTAAGAATTATAATCCCAGCGATGTGGAAAAAGATATGGATTTTTATGGTCAGGAGGCCAGAAAAAAGCTTGAAAAAGCTTTTGATCGGGCAGTCAATGAGGGTATAGCTTATGATCTTGAACTGCCGTTTACCAAAGCTGACAGCAGCAGAATATGGGTTCGCACTGCTGGCTGGCCGCAAAAAGAAAATGGCAGGGTAGTTAGAATTATCGGCAATATTATGGATATTACAGATATGAAAGAGGTGCAGAAGGCTCTCAAGGAAAGTGAACAGTATTACCGCAACCTGTTCACTGAAATGCCTGCAGCCTTTTCCTTGCACGATATTATTTTTGATGACAGGGGCAAGCCTTGTGACTACCTGTTTCTTGAAGTTAATCCTGCATTTGAAAGACTGACCGGCCTAAAGGCAGGAAACGTTGTGGGCAGAAGGGTGCTGGAAATTCTTCCTGAAACTGAACCTGTATGGATTGAACGTTTCGGTCGTGTTGCTCTTAGTGGCAAGCCTGATGAGTTTGAAGATTTTTCTTCAGAGCTGGGTAAGTATTACCGGGTGAAAGCTTTTAGTCCCGAGCACGGGAAGTTTGCAGTTATTTTTCAGGATGTCAGTGAGGAAATTAAAACTCGCAAGGCACTTCAGGCTTGTCAAGCACAGTTAAACAGCTTAGAAAATAGATAA
- a CDS encoding P-II family nitrogen regulator: MKIDSKFDLIVTIVNKGTCQTIVKASKEAGAEGGTIILGRGTGIRENKTLLGIPIEPEKEIVLTIVPEGDTDRILDAIIKAGKLDKPGAGIAFVLDLKKVTGICHLCASE; the protein is encoded by the coding sequence ATGAAAATTGATTCAAAATTCGACCTCATAGTCACCATAGTCAACAAAGGCACTTGCCAGACAATCGTCAAGGCCTCCAAGGAGGCTGGTGCTGAAGGCGGAACAATTATTCTGGGCAGAGGAACCGGCATCAGGGAAAACAAAACCCTGCTGGGTATTCCCATTGAGCCGGAAAAAGAGATTGTTTTGACCATTGTTCCTGAGGGCGATACAGATAGAATTCTCGATGCCATAATAAAGGCGGGCAAGCTCGATAAACCCGGCGCAGGCATCGCTTTTGTCTTAGATTTGAAAAAAGTGACCGGAATATGTCATTTGTGTGCGTCGGAATAA
- a CDS encoding DUF1538 domain-containing protein: MSMLIDFIDFRHVLSEVLIAIGPLVGFFLFFQLVYLKMSREYVINLFKGVILAVAGLTLFLQGVHAGFMPVGTMMGEIMNSLDHLWILMPIGFLLGVVATVAEPAVRILCENVEKASSGAIAERFLLTILCIGVGLFIALGMAKIIYGIPIYYIIIPGYICALVLMKFCEQAFIAIAFDAGGVATGPMTVTFVMAIALGLAEAMEGRSAVQDGFGLIALVAMAPILSVMLVGVVLNFIQRSELNEN, from the coding sequence ATGAGTATGTTAATAGATTTTATTGACTTCAGGCACGTATTAAGTGAAGTGCTGATAGCCATTGGTCCGCTGGTTGGTTTCTTCCTGTTTTTCCAGCTGGTTTACTTAAAAATGTCGAGAGAATATGTCATTAACCTGTTTAAGGGAGTTATTCTCGCTGTAGCCGGCCTTACCCTGTTTTTGCAGGGAGTGCATGCCGGGTTCATGCCTGTGGGAACCATGATGGGTGAAATTATGAATTCTCTGGACCATCTGTGGATACTTATGCCCATTGGTTTTTTGCTGGGCGTGGTAGCCACAGTTGCTGAACCTGCTGTGCGCATTCTTTGTGAAAATGTGGAGAAAGCATCTTCCGGAGCCATTGCCGAGCGTTTCCTGCTGACAATCCTCTGTATCGGGGTTGGGCTGTTTATTGCCCTGGGCATGGCCAAAATAATTTACGGCATTCCCATATATTATATTATTATACCAGGGTATATCTGTGCACTTGTTTTAATGAAGTTTTGCGAGCAAGCCTTTATCGCCATTGCCTTTGATGCCGGGGGAGTGGCTACAGGCCCCATGACTGTCACTTTTGTCATGGCTATTGCTCTTGGTCTGGCAGAGGCCATGGAGGGAAGGAGCGCGGTGCAGGATGGGTTCGGACTTATTGCCTTAGTGGCCATGGCACCTATTCTTTCAGTCATGCTTGTGGGAGTTGTTCTGAATTTCATCCAAAGGAGTGAGTTAAATGAAAATTGA
- a CDS encoding helix-turn-helix domain-containing protein: MLIEARSRAGLSQNDLAIRMDTKQASVARIESGKFNPSIGSLKKYAAATGHVLKIEMLPRA, encoded by the coding sequence ATGCTCATAGAGGCCAGGTCCAGGGCTGGTCTTAGTCAGAATGATCTGGCCATACGCATGGACACAAAGCAGGCCAGTGTTGCCAGGATTGAGTCTGGCAAATTCAACCCAAGTATAGGGAGTCTAAAAAAATATGCAGCTGCAACCGGGCATGTTCTCAAGATTGAGATGCTGCCCAGAGCATAA